A region of uncultured Anaeromusa sp. DNA encodes the following proteins:
- the scpB gene encoding methylmalonyl-CoA decarboxylase, producing MSLVKVEVLEKVGVITLNNTQKLNALSSKLVEDIVEALDNFQKEQIHIVILRAPDDSKVWSAGHDVKELPLKLRDPLSYYDSLEVLLRTVEEYPGPVIAMVHGSVWGGACDLIMTCDMVIADKTAKFAMTPAKLGVPYNSTGILHFMNRLPINIAKEMFFTAELMSAERALNVGIINHLVEEEELLPFTLNMATKISTRSILSIQVIKEQFRVLSKAYSITPSAFERVQGMRRKVYDSHDYEEAITAFLEKRPAKFKGE from the coding sequence ATGTCGTTAGTTAAGGTAGAAGTCTTAGAAAAAGTGGGCGTTATTACGCTGAATAATACCCAAAAACTAAACGCCTTAAGTTCTAAACTCGTGGAGGATATTGTTGAGGCGCTTGATAACTTTCAAAAAGAGCAGATACATATCGTCATTTTGCGTGCGCCAGATGATTCTAAGGTATGGTCGGCTGGTCATGATGTTAAAGAATTACCATTAAAACTGAGAGATCCTTTAAGTTATTACGATTCACTTGAAGTGCTTCTGCGAACGGTGGAAGAATACCCTGGTCCAGTTATTGCGATGGTTCACGGCAGTGTTTGGGGCGGCGCTTGCGACTTAATTATGACTTGCGATATGGTGATTGCCGATAAGACAGCTAAGTTCGCCATGACGCCTGCTAAGCTTGGCGTTCCATATAATTCTACAGGTATTTTGCATTTTATGAATCGTTTACCGATCAATATCGCTAAAGAGATGTTTTTTACTGCGGAATTAATGTCTGCAGAACGGGCTTTAAACGTAGGCATTATCAATCATTTAGTGGAAGAAGAGGAACTTCTTCCCTTTACATTAAATATGGCTACGAAAATTAGTACCCGGTCTATTTTATCGATTCAAGTAATTAAAGAACAGTTCCGTGTTTTGTCAAAAGCATATTCTATTACTCCATCCGCTTTTGAACGAGTGCAGGGGATGAGGCGGAAGGTGTATGATAGTCATGATTATGAAGAAGCAATTACTGCATTTTTAGAAAAACGTCCGGCAAAGTTTAAAGGCGAATAA
- the rlmH gene encoding 23S rRNA (pseudouridine(1915)-N(3))-methyltransferase RlmH: protein MRITIAAVGKIKEKYLTMGIAEFTKRLGPFCKLSIVEVDEEKLPDRPSDAERAQALVKEGERLLKHVRDNSYCIVLDVFGQNLSSEELSAHIDRCALDGKSDIVFLIGGAFGLAPQLRQRANLKLSFSRMTFTHQMVRLLLVEQVYRAFKISRGENYHH from the coding sequence ATGCGCATAACCATAGCCGCTGTCGGCAAAATCAAAGAAAAATATCTCACCATGGGCATTGCCGAATTTACCAAACGCCTGGGACCCTTCTGCAAGCTCTCCATTGTTGAAGTGGACGAAGAAAAGCTGCCCGACCGTCCATCGGACGCCGAGCGAGCCCAGGCTTTGGTCAAAGAAGGCGAGCGCCTCTTAAAGCATGTTCGAGACAACAGCTATTGCATCGTCCTCGATGTGTTTGGACAGAACCTGTCTTCTGAAGAACTATCCGCCCATATAGATCGCTGTGCCTTGGACGGCAAAAGCGACATCGTATTTCTCATCGGCGGCGCTTTCGGCCTAGCTCCGCAGCTGCGCCAGCGGGCTAACCTCAAGCTATCCTTCTCCCGCATGACCTTTACCCACCAAATGGTGCGGTTGCTGCTGGTGGAGCAGGTTTATCGGGCGTTTAAGATTAGTCGTGGAGAAAACTATCATCATTGA
- a CDS encoding N-acetylmuramoyl-L-alanine amidase yields the protein MMQYRSCFIVALFLLLLMPCQAEMASPSSSTTDQKLTQVRWANHTDATTGESSLRLVFDVTGPVQAAGSLESMTASHLKVNISGVVPEKEADSFKLDGDIADRVTINHGTGQTSLIDIGLPSTINDSDYKIFTLPKDSATNKPFRVVVDINKHASQAVIKFTPGLKGKVVVIDPGHGGSDTGAIGPDNIQEKTVTLAVALKAKSMLEQAGAKVILTRTDDRDVFAPNDSAVEELGARAAVGNKNKADVFVDIHANSFSDSKVSGIGTYYYPKTIYDKVLAQSIQDSVIRGGGQNDRGVCPAEFYVLNHTTMPAFLIELGFISNPNEEKLLTTSQFQQQLAQGIVNGLDNFFNQAAASSSK from the coding sequence ATGATGCAGTATCGCAGTTGTTTTATCGTTGCCCTATTCTTACTACTGTTGATGCCGTGCCAAGCGGAGATGGCCTCCCCTAGTAGCTCGACTACGGATCAGAAGCTGACGCAAGTGCGCTGGGCTAATCATACGGATGCGACTACAGGGGAAAGCAGTTTGCGGCTTGTTTTCGACGTTACCGGTCCGGTTCAGGCTGCTGGAAGCCTAGAAAGCATGACGGCGTCCCATTTGAAAGTGAATATTAGTGGCGTGGTGCCGGAAAAAGAAGCGGATTCGTTTAAGTTAGATGGAGATATTGCTGATCGGGTCACTATTAATCACGGAACTGGGCAAACGAGTTTGATTGATATTGGGCTGCCGTCCACGATTAATGATAGTGACTATAAAATATTTACGTTGCCGAAGGATAGTGCAACAAACAAGCCATTTCGAGTGGTTGTCGATATTAATAAGCATGCTTCGCAAGCAGTTATCAAGTTTACTCCCGGTCTAAAAGGCAAAGTGGTCGTGATTGATCCTGGACATGGCGGTTCTGATACGGGGGCGATAGGACCTGATAACATTCAAGAGAAAACGGTCACGCTGGCAGTTGCTTTGAAAGCAAAGAGCATGCTGGAGCAAGCGGGAGCGAAAGTAATTTTAACCCGCACCGATGACCGTGACGTTTTTGCTCCTAATGATAGCGCGGTAGAAGAATTAGGAGCGCGAGCGGCTGTTGGCAATAAAAATAAAGCCGATGTATTTGTTGATATCCATGCCAATTCGTTTAGTGATTCAAAGGTTAGCGGGATCGGTACTTATTATTATCCCAAAACAATTTACGATAAAGTGCTGGCTCAGAGTATACAAGACAGTGTTATTCGGGGCGGTGGGCAAAATGACAGAGGAGTTTGTCCGGCTGAATTCTATGTTCTTAACCATACGACCATGCCGGCATTTCTTATTGAGTTAGGATTTATTTCAAATCCAAATGAAGAGAAATTGCTCACTACGTCGCAATTTCAACAACAATTAGCCCAAGGAATTGTTAATGGCTTAGACAACTTTTTCAATCAAGCAGCTGCTAGCAGTAGCAAATGA
- the budA gene encoding acetolactate decarboxylase: MKTVVHTITIAFVFLLFFNTFTYAQSSNELYQFSTINALLQGVYDGELTIKDLKNQGSFGIGTLNGLDGELIGLDGDYYQVKANGDVLKLTDDAKIPFATSLNFKSDRVAKFHDLDYENLQKSLDQMKSDTNYFYAIRIDGVFTKVLTRAIPKQSKPYKPLAEAAKDQHVFELNNIKGTVIGFWFPQYINGINVPGYHLHFISEDRKFGGHILTASLQSGNVQMAHIHAFRMELPQGTSDFGTAALNKDYSKELKAIEQ, translated from the coding sequence TTGAAAACTGTAGTACATACTATAACCATAGCATTCGTATTTTTACTTTTCTTCAACACATTTACTTATGCACAATCTTCAAATGAACTTTATCAATTTTCTACCATCAATGCTCTCTTGCAAGGAGTTTATGATGGGGAACTAACAATTAAGGATTTAAAGAATCAGGGCTCTTTTGGCATCGGGACTTTAAATGGGCTAGACGGAGAATTAATTGGCCTAGACGGCGACTATTATCAAGTAAAAGCCAATGGAGACGTATTGAAGCTAACGGATGATGCTAAAATTCCATTCGCAACCTCCTTAAACTTTAAATCCGACAGGGTTGCCAAGTTTCATGATTTGGATTACGAAAACTTACAAAAATCTTTAGATCAAATGAAAAGCGACACCAACTATTTCTACGCCATACGCATTGATGGAGTTTTTACAAAGGTTCTAACAAGAGCGATACCAAAACAAAGCAAACCCTATAAACCATTAGCTGAAGCGGCAAAAGACCAGCATGTATTTGAGCTTAACAACATTAAAGGCACCGTCATTGGATTTTGGTTCCCGCAATATATTAATGGGATTAATGTTCCTGGCTATCACCTGCATTTTATTTCCGAAGACCGTAAATTTGGCGGACACATTTTGACAGCCTCCTTGCAATCCGGCAACGTGCAGATGGCTCACATCCATGCATTTCGCATGGAATTACCCCAAGGTACGAGTGATTTCGGAACCGCTGCTCTAAATAAAGACTATAGTAAAGAACTAAAAGCAATTGAACAGTAG
- a CDS encoding DUF4127 family protein has product MNLYKYFPLMLCISFWLLVTPVSAQTIVYIPMDDRPVNLEYVVDTTQAAGVDIVVPPKALLGTRGEMGDPEGLWAWLFAHSRTADAVVASTDSLLYGSLVASRTHNLSMDIVEERLANFAKLKSINPGMMLYVYGTIMRTPKTTEGGEEPSYYERYGPAIFRITALRDQMDSQGLTRREDQELRGLLGKVPPAILNDWYSRREKNLLANQRLIGYAKQDIVAYFLLGKDDCAPFSQSHMEFRHLAAETVGLPTSKYACFPGADEFGMLMMTRAINNNTFRVPIVRTLFAPGVGPNTVPSYEDVAVGQTINAHILSAGGIPLNSQRAELVLAVNTPENGVTREADSAFNHSRSREVTAVLAEDVARELKAGHRLTVADIAFANGADNAFMSELSKKGLLFRVDAYSGWNTASNTIGYAIAQGMLADRMVPASKNRLLAVRFLDDWAYQANVRDAVGVEVLFPLGGQWADLGKLTPRLVTETERRLRGFAHSYFPAYPLERFQVSFPWNRMFEVKIDLPD; this is encoded by the coding sequence ATGAACCTGTACAAATATTTTCCGCTCATGTTATGCATCAGTTTTTGGTTACTCGTGACTCCGGTTAGCGCTCAGACTATTGTGTATATACCGATGGATGATCGACCGGTTAACTTGGAGTATGTCGTTGATACGACTCAGGCAGCTGGCGTAGACATTGTTGTGCCTCCAAAAGCACTTTTAGGCACTCGCGGTGAGATGGGCGATCCAGAGGGCTTGTGGGCGTGGCTATTTGCTCATTCACGTACTGCGGATGCGGTTGTCGCATCGACGGACTCGCTGTTATATGGTAGTTTGGTGGCTTCTCGCACGCATAACCTTTCGATGGATATTGTCGAAGAGCGGCTTGCTAATTTTGCTAAGCTGAAGTCCATTAATCCAGGAATGATGCTGTATGTGTACGGTACCATTATGCGAACACCTAAAACGACAGAAGGCGGAGAGGAACCTTCTTATTATGAACGATATGGTCCTGCTATTTTTCGTATTACAGCTTTGCGGGATCAGATGGACAGCCAGGGGTTGACGCGCAGGGAAGACCAGGAGTTGCGCGGCTTGCTGGGTAAGGTGCCTCCAGCCATATTGAACGATTGGTATAGCCGACGGGAGAAGAACTTGCTTGCCAATCAGCGTCTGATCGGTTATGCCAAACAAGATATTGTCGCTTATTTTTTACTTGGGAAGGATGATTGTGCGCCGTTCTCTCAGTCCCATATGGAGTTTCGTCATTTGGCCGCAGAGACAGTCGGATTGCCGACTAGCAAGTATGCCTGCTTTCCAGGAGCTGATGAATTTGGCATGCTGATGATGACGCGAGCCATCAACAATAACACTTTCCGAGTGCCCATTGTACGGACTTTATTTGCTCCCGGAGTTGGTCCGAACACAGTACCTTCTTATGAGGATGTGGCTGTGGGGCAGACCATCAATGCCCATATTCTTTCTGCTGGTGGCATACCGCTCAATTCGCAGCGAGCTGAGTTGGTATTGGCGGTAAATACACCAGAGAATGGTGTCACGCGGGAGGCGGACAGCGCATTTAATCATAGCCGTTCTAGGGAAGTCACGGCAGTGTTGGCAGAAGATGTGGCACGCGAATTGAAGGCCGGGCATCGGTTGACAGTGGCAGATATTGCTTTTGCCAATGGTGCTGACAACGCGTTTATGTCCGAATTGAGCAAGAAGGGCTTGTTATTTAGAGTAGACGCCTACTCGGGCTGGAACACGGCCAGTAATACCATTGGTTATGCAATCGCTCAGGGCATGCTGGCAGATAGAATGGTTCCTGCAAGTAAAAATAGGCTTTTGGCGGTGAGATTTTTGGATGATTGGGCGTATCAAGCCAATGTCCGAGATGCGGTGGGGGTGGAAGTTCTTTTTCCACTTGGCGGCCAGTGGGCTGATTTGGGCAAGCTGACGCCTCGCTTGGTGACGGAGACGGAGCGACGGCTGAGGGGGTTTGCGCATTCCTATTTCCCCGCATATCCGTTGGAGCGGTTCCAAGTATCGTTTCCTTGGAATCGGATGTTTGAAGTAAAGATCGACTTGCCTGACTAA
- a CDS encoding DUF3089 domain-containing protein, which translates to MNVRKILVLVMALCFSFTMAVSASGAQATDYSNPAHWLALPETRDKQVDVFYLYPTAWQKQTPTEPNVCELDNPSMVRGSKMAFARQATAFEPTANVYAPFYRQADAAYCLSLPMEEQEKFIGDIPKADAFAAFDYYIKHYNKGRPFILAGHSQGSNLLVFLLSDYMKKHPDVYARMVAAYVIGYSVTDRYLAQNPHLKFAKGPDDTGVIVSYNTEAPVVKGNNPVVLPGALVINPITWTREETLATAEQNLGSIVLKPTGEIAAYNVKNYADARIDKKRGVLICSTADVEKLSPGNKVFGKGVFHSFDYPFYYNNIQQNAANRVEKYLAALKKAS; encoded by the coding sequence ATGAACGTGAGAAAAATTCTGGTGTTGGTTATGGCTCTTTGTTTTAGTTTCACCATGGCCGTTTCGGCCAGCGGGGCTCAGGCAACCGATTACTCGAATCCAGCGCACTGGCTGGCGTTACCGGAGACGAGGGACAAGCAAGTGGATGTCTTTTATCTGTATCCCACGGCTTGGCAAAAACAAACGCCTACCGAACCGAACGTTTGTGAGCTTGACAACCCCTCCATGGTGAGAGGTTCAAAGATGGCCTTTGCCAGACAAGCGACTGCTTTTGAACCCACCGCTAATGTGTATGCGCCGTTCTATCGTCAGGCGGACGCGGCGTATTGTCTGTCATTGCCAATGGAAGAGCAAGAAAAGTTTATCGGAGACATACCTAAAGCCGATGCATTTGCGGCGTTTGACTATTACATTAAGCACTACAATAAAGGGCGTCCGTTTATTTTAGCCGGACATTCGCAAGGGTCTAATTTGCTGGTGTTTTTGTTATCGGATTACATGAAGAAACATCCCGACGTATATGCTAGAATGGTGGCGGCCTATGTCATCGGTTATTCCGTTACCGATCGTTATTTGGCCCAGAATCCGCATCTGAAATTTGCGAAGGGCCCGGATGATACGGGCGTAATCGTTTCTTACAACACCGAAGCGCCGGTGGTTAAAGGGAACAATCCGGTTGTCTTGCCTGGCGCGCTGGTGATCAATCCGATTACGTGGACCCGGGAGGAAACCCTAGCAACCGCGGAACAGAACTTAGGGTCCATCGTGCTGAAGCCAACCGGAGAAATTGCCGCTTACAACGTGAAAAACTATGCTGACGCTCGCATCGACAAAAAAAGAGGCGTCTTGATTTGTAGTACAGCCGACGTAGAAAAATTGTCCCCAGGGAATAAAGTGTTTGGCAAGGGTGTATTTCATAGCTTTGACTACCCGTTTTACTACAACAACATCCAGCAAAACGCCGCCAACCGAGTGGAGAAGTATTTGGCGGCCCTGAAAAAAGCTTCCTAA
- a CDS encoding DsrE family protein gives MLKAVLHVDEPIKWQLTLANTENLIADVGLENVTLEIIANAAAVKIFGSTESEVASVIEKMKELSNHNVKIIACRNALRANAINEDTLPSYITVVPAGITRIIKKQSEGYSYVKP, from the coding sequence TTGTTAAAGGCAGTTTTACATGTTGATGAACCAATTAAATGGCAGTTAACTTTAGCTAATACAGAAAATCTTATTGCAGACGTAGGCTTAGAAAATGTTACTTTGGAAATTATTGCAAATGCAGCAGCGGTAAAAATATTTGGCTCTACAGAGTCCGAGGTGGCAAGTGTAATCGAAAAGATGAAAGAGCTATCAAATCATAATGTTAAAATTATTGCGTGTAGAAATGCTTTAAGAGCAAATGCTATTAACGAAGATACATTGCCGAGTTATATAACTGTTGTTCCTGCAGGGATAACAAGGATTATAAAGAAACAATCCGAAGGTTATTCTTACGTAAAACCGTAA
- a CDS encoding DUF805 domain-containing protein yields the protein MDCLKSFLYKNFSWSGRIGRKSFIIRFLLSILLIGLVLPIFHYLLQVSFYFRLIIFVIILLFFLASTIKRLHDIEMPWYGSLFVLGTGPLSIICIFLLGTIAGAVGKNKYGSDPLSNWGESEK from the coding sequence TTGGATTGTCTAAAGAGTTTTCTTTACAAAAATTTTTCTTGGAGTGGCCGTATCGGCAGAAAGAGCTTTATTATACGGTTTTTACTTTCAATACTACTAATAGGGTTGGTTTTGCCTATCTTTCATTATCTTTTGCAAGTGTCATTTTATTTTCGATTAATTATCTTTGTTATTATTTTATTGTTTTTTCTAGCTAGCACTATAAAACGATTGCATGATATTGAAATGCCTTGGTATGGTTCCCTATTTGTTCTTGGCACAGGGCCTCTTAGTATAATTTGTATATTTCTGCTTGGGACTATTGCAGGAGCAGTGGGAAAAAATAAATATGGTTCAGATCCGTTAAGTAACTGGGGTGAGTCTGAAAAGTAG
- a CDS encoding MBL fold metallo-hydrolase — translation MSAQVHVLASGSTGNATYVALGGAKVLVDAGISARRIQKGLESIGVAVSELDAVVLTHEHRDHVQGLGTLTRRHGVPVYARPGAWQAMKGKDKMEASCCRELPERLHIGGVDIHTFPISHDAADPVGFNFFHHDVKCSVATDLGFATETVVRALAYSDILVLEANHDLNMLEGGSYPWYLKQRILSNRGHLSNDAAAWLLAKLPKKKQMEVFLAHLSQENNRPQLALETVETILRSQSVGEEENHIRLLLTYPDQMTSL, via the coding sequence ATGAGTGCGCAGGTGCATGTGTTGGCCAGCGGCAGTACAGGCAATGCTACGTACGTCGCGTTGGGCGGAGCCAAGGTGCTTGTGGATGCCGGTATTAGTGCTCGGCGCATTCAAAAAGGACTGGAATCCATCGGCGTAGCGGTCTCCGAGCTGGACGCCGTGGTGCTGACCCATGAGCATCGCGACCATGTGCAGGGGCTGGGGACCTTGACGCGGCGTCACGGTGTGCCTGTGTACGCCCGGCCAGGGGCTTGGCAGGCGATGAAGGGCAAGGATAAAATGGAGGCGTCTTGTTGCCGGGAGCTGCCGGAACGCTTACATATCGGCGGCGTGGATATTCACACCTTTCCAATTTCTCATGACGCGGCAGATCCGGTGGGCTTTAATTTTTTTCACCATGATGTAAAATGCAGCGTAGCGACTGACTTGGGCTTTGCAACAGAAACGGTAGTGCGGGCGCTGGCATATTCGGATATATTGGTGCTGGAAGCCAACCATGACCTAAACATGTTGGAAGGCGGCAGCTACCCATGGTACTTAAAACAGCGCATTTTAAGCAACCGAGGCCATTTGTCTAACGACGCGGCGGCTTGGCTTTTGGCGAAACTGCCGAAAAAAAAGCAGATGGAAGTCTTCCTGGCTCATCTCAGCCAGGAAAATAATCGTCCCCAACTGGCTTTAGAAACAGTAGAAACCATTTTGCGCAGCCAAAGCGTGGGGGAAGAAGAAAACCACATTCGCCTGTTGCTGACCTATCCCGACCAAATGACCAGCTTATAA
- a CDS encoding trypsin-like peptidase domain-containing protein: MSWKETYRQWAPFFVIGVIGALIGGGLVMAYGQKFAEKPPSTALQESIVIPGANATNVSEARNTAIVRAAQAVGPAVVGITNKAYARDFFNRKVVVERGTGSGVIFDKRGYIATNYHVVEEAKEIVVSLADGRTVDGRVLGVDPITDLAVVKIEADNLPVAALGDSDSLLVGEPAIAIGNPLGLEFKGSVTAGVISAVNRSLEIGERRFKLIQTDAAINPGNSGGALVNADGVVIGINSAKIAREGVEGIGFSIPINTARPILQSIIDKGRVVRSYLGVGILDKNTAARYGYELTTDQGVYVAKVDAQGPAAKAGMRIGDLVLSINGVATNTVAELRGTIDSLAPGSRADVVLQRGGRNITVNILFEETPAAQ, from the coding sequence ATGAGTTGGAAAGAAACCTACCGCCAATGGGCGCCTTTTTTCGTCATTGGCGTCATTGGCGCTTTAATAGGCGGCGGCTTAGTGATGGCCTACGGCCAGAAATTTGCCGAAAAGCCGCCCTCGACGGCGTTGCAAGAAAGCATTGTTATTCCAGGGGCCAATGCTACCAATGTCTCGGAAGCGCGTAATACTGCCATTGTCCGTGCGGCGCAAGCGGTAGGGCCAGCGGTAGTCGGGATTACCAACAAAGCGTATGCCCGCGACTTTTTCAACCGCAAGGTAGTCGTCGAGCGCGGCACCGGCTCGGGAGTGATTTTTGATAAGCGCGGCTATATCGCTACGAACTATCATGTAGTAGAAGAAGCCAAGGAAATCGTAGTCTCTCTTGCTGACGGAAGAACCGTGGACGGACGGGTGTTGGGCGTCGATCCCATCACGGATTTGGCCGTTGTAAAGATCGAGGCGGATAACCTGCCCGTAGCGGCGCTGGGAGACAGCGATTCGCTATTAGTCGGCGAACCGGCTATTGCTATCGGCAATCCTCTGGGCCTTGAATTTAAAGGCAGCGTCACCGCTGGCGTGATCAGCGCTGTGAATCGTTCGTTGGAAATCGGCGAGCGTCGTTTTAAACTCATTCAAACCGATGCCGCTATCAACCCCGGCAATTCCGGCGGTGCGTTGGTCAATGCCGACGGCGTAGTGATTGGCATCAATAGCGCGAAGATCGCCCGAGAAGGCGTCGAAGGCATCGGTTTTTCCATCCCCATCAATACAGCTCGGCCGATTTTGCAATCCATTATCGATAAGGGACGCGTTGTACGTTCTTATCTGGGTGTAGGTATTTTAGATAAGAATACAGCAGCTCGGTACGGCTATGAGCTTACTACCGACCAAGGCGTGTATGTCGCTAAAGTGGATGCGCAAGGACCGGCTGCCAAAGCAGGAATGCGTATTGGAGATTTGGTGCTATCCATTAACGGCGTTGCTACCAATACCGTAGCCGAATTGCGCGGAACCATTGACAGCTTGGCTCCTGGAAGCCGAGCCGATGTGGTCCTGCAGCGAGGCGGACGCAATATCACCGTGAACATTCTTTTTGAAGAAACTCCGGCGGCCCAGTAA
- a CDS encoding DUF4127 family protein, translating to MRNIWKALRLWSLALVLLSGFFYTTPAAAATFLFVPIDDRPVCLQYTVETLQAAGHEVLTPPVDILSTRGRPGDADKLWEWVFAHGREADAVVLSADSLIYGGLVPSRTHEIPEDVITRRVAKFAEFKAENPNVPIYSFSTIMRTPKQSAGGTDASYYEKYGYQIYRLTALWDMQEVNGLTKAEQQEVQQLTAAIPQADLKDWMERRGKNYRANTKMLEMAGQELFRYFMIGRDDSWPYCQSHKEARDMAPLTSKLSKARFAIFASADEAGMLLLTKAANDITFQIPRVYAFYSPGTGPLTVPAYQGNTMGELVDANIRVAGGYKTSSPERADLIVAVGMPFNGVTLEASVPENTDTLRPENKVFVDEVAGYLDKGKRLALDDAAFSNGADNALMAEVTKRKLLPKLAAYAGWNTAGNSTGYAISQGILSASTSFQARERLISVRLLDDWAYQANVRQAVKRDVVQPGGASSVDLGSLRPKIEAATTAGLKAFAAQHFPEYNIQGLRATHPWNRMFEVEIDFEK from the coding sequence ATGAGAAACATATGGAAAGCACTGCGGCTATGGAGTTTGGCGCTGGTGTTGTTGTCAGGATTTTTTTACACGACTCCGGCGGCAGCCGCTACGTTCTTGTTTGTACCCATCGATGATCGGCCGGTCTGTTTGCAATACACGGTGGAGACATTGCAGGCGGCAGGTCATGAAGTATTGACGCCTCCGGTAGATATTTTATCTACGCGGGGCCGTCCCGGGGATGCGGATAAATTATGGGAATGGGTTTTCGCCCATGGTCGGGAAGCGGATGCCGTGGTATTGTCGGCGGATTCCCTAATTTACGGCGGGTTGGTTCCGTCGAGGACTCATGAAATTCCTGAGGATGTAATTACCCGTCGGGTAGCCAAATTTGCCGAGTTCAAGGCGGAAAATCCCAATGTCCCGATCTATAGCTTTTCTACCATTATGCGGACGCCAAAACAAAGCGCTGGCGGAACCGATGCGTCGTATTATGAAAAATACGGGTATCAGATTTATCGTTTGACGGCTTTGTGGGATATGCAGGAAGTAAACGGTCTTACTAAAGCAGAGCAGCAAGAAGTTCAGCAACTGACGGCTGCCATTCCACAGGCCGACTTGAAAGACTGGATGGAGCGGCGGGGGAAAAACTACCGGGCCAATACCAAGATGCTGGAAATGGCAGGACAGGAACTTTTTCGCTATTTTATGATCGGGCGCGATGATTCTTGGCCTTACTGCCAGTCGCACAAAGAAGCGAGGGATATGGCGCCGTTAACGAGCAAGCTGTCTAAAGCGCGCTTTGCTATCTTTGCCTCCGCTGATGAGGCAGGCATGTTGCTTTTAACCAAGGCAGCCAATGACATTACCTTTCAAATTCCTCGTGTTTACGCCTTCTATAGTCCAGGAACCGGTCCTCTGACAGTGCCCGCTTATCAGGGAAATACGATGGGCGAGTTAGTGGATGCCAATATTCGGGTAGCTGGCGGCTACAAAACTTCGTCGCCGGAGCGGGCCGATCTGATTGTAGCGGTAGGCATGCCGTTCAACGGCGTGACCTTGGAAGCCTCTGTTCCTGAAAATACGGATACGTTACGACCAGAGAACAAGGTCTTTGTTGATGAGGTGGCTGGTTATCTGGATAAGGGAAAACGTCTGGCGTTGGATGATGCCGCGTTTAGCAACGGGGCGGATAATGCGCTGATGGCGGAGGTGACCAAGCGCAAACTGCTGCCGAAACTGGCGGCTTACGCTGGCTGGAATACGGCGGGCAATAGTACCGGTTATGCTATTTCCCAGGGAATATTGTCCGCTTCCACTTCATTCCAAGCTCGGGAGCGGCTGATCTCCGTTCGCTTGCTGGATGACTGGGCGTACCAGGCTAATGTTCGGCAAGCGGTGAAACGGGATGTTGTGCAGCCTGGCGGAGCTAGTTCGGTGGATCTGGGTTCCTTGCGGCCCAAAATCGAAGCCGCCACGACAGCCGGTTTAAAAGCGTTTGCAGCCCAACACTTCCCGGAATATAACATTCAAGGCTTACGGGCTACCCATCCTTGGAACCGGATGTTCGAGGTGGAAATTGACTTTGAAAAGTAG